A stretch of the Duncaniella dubosii genome encodes the following:
- a CDS encoding helix-turn-helix domain-containing protein, giving the protein MNELINKDNEWIIHFLGSLDRLLDNVEHLTANYRPTLNGERFFTDKEVSARLKVSRRTLQDYRNEGRIAYIQLGGKILYRESDIERMLADGYQSAYRLKAT; this is encoded by the coding sequence ATGAACGAACTGATTAACAAAGACAACGAGTGGATAATCCACTTCTTGGGCAGCCTTGACCGTCTGCTGGACAACGTAGAGCATCTGACCGCAAACTACCGCCCGACACTGAACGGGGAGCGTTTCTTCACAGACAAGGAAGTGTCGGCACGGTTGAAAGTGAGCCGCCGGACGCTTCAGGACTACCGCAACGAGGGACGTATAGCCTACATTCAGTTGGGCGGCAAAATCCTCTACCGTGAATCCGACATCGAAAGGATGCTGGCTGACGGCTACCAATCCGCCTACCGACTGAAGGCAACCTGA